The following coding sequences lie in one Rutidosis leptorrhynchoides isolate AG116_Rl617_1_P2 chromosome 4, CSIRO_AGI_Rlap_v1, whole genome shotgun sequence genomic window:
- the LOC139840991 gene encoding uncharacterized protein — protein sequence MAFLDLEKAYDSVPRELIWKILNGRVLDELSQRIQGSISWCLILADDIVLVLESQDELNRRLEQWRNTLEQNGLRISRLKSEYLRCDYRRIEEDHNDTVDIRIGDQVLHPQDSFRYLGSMLHKSGRINEDVTHRIRVGWLKWRAAKGLLHLTEFMVLSGRGSLGSSLSAL from the exons atggctttcttagacttggaaaaagctTATGATAGTGTCCCACGGGAGTTGATTTGGAAGATCCTTAATGGTAGAG TCTTAGACGAGCTATCTCAAAGGATACAAGGGAGTATCTCTTGGTGCTTGATTTTAGCCGATGATATAGTTTTAGTATTGGAATCCCAGGATGAGCTAAACAGAAGGCTAGAGCAATGGAGGAATACCCTGGAACAAAATGGACTTCGGATTAGTAGACTTAAATCGGAGTATCTTAGATGTGACTACAGGAGGATTGAAGAAGATCACAATGATACAGTGGATATTCGTATTGGGGATCAGGTCTTACATCCACAGGATTCCTTTAGATACTTAGGATCAATGCTACACAAATCGGGAAGGATAAATGAGGATGTGACCCACCGTATAAgggtaggatggttgaagtggagagctGCGAAAGGG TTACTTCACTTAACAGAATTCATGGTTCTTTCTGGTCGGGGGTCtttaggaagcagcctctctgccctCTAG